GATTTTGGACAAGAGTCTCCCATAGCTACAGAGCCTGAGACACCTCCTTGCCCAGGAGCCAGCCCCACTGGCCCCACTCTGTACTGCACTGCAGCTCTGTATTGCACAATAataggacccattgtgctaggtgctgtacaagtgcatagtgagagacagaccctgccccaaagagctgccaGGCTAAGGCATACAAAgcatgggaggggaaactgaggcacaaagtggggaagtgacttgtccatggtcaTGCAGAAgctcagtggcacagctgggagtaGCCTTGAGGTCTCCTGACTGATCTCCTCGCTCCAGACCATACTTCCTTCCCCCAGCTTTGGCTGACCTGTCCCGGTTGCACCGTTTCACCAGCACTGCATCAGTTCTGCTTCCCTGCATAGCCAATCCATACTGCCTGTGGCACCCATTCCTCTTAGGCCCTGCACAGGCTGGCTTTGTCCCGCCCACCCAGGGTTGGTCAGGCCGACTGTCCAGCCCAGCCGCAGCAAACGGTCTCCTGACTGCTGTTTCCTTCTGCCACCCTTGCTGCACAGGTGGATCCCCTGACAGACTTGCTCTCTGCCCTGCATTCCCCAGCAGGTCTCCCCATGGGCCTATGCAGCTCAAAGGATTCTGCCTTCCTGGTTTTCAGCTGTGCATGACCCCTGATCCCCCAGCTTCCCTGCTGTGCCCACTAAGTGCCCTCTACCAGCCCCTGAGACCTGTCACCTTTCTCAGCCGACACTGGTCCTCATACAGGCACGAATCCCATTTTAGTCCATGCGGATTTTGCTTTGCATAGAGACTAGGAAAAGTCCTGTGAGACGCTGCTCTGCTTATCCTTACTGTAGAAGGGTGAGCTGGGGGAAAAGCACAGCACTAGGAATGGGAAGAATTAGGTTGTACCCCTGGCTCTGCTGGACACATCActgccccactctgtgcctcagtttccctgtccaTAAAATGGGGCTGGTGACCATTGTCTGTCGCTGGGATGTGATCAGTTAATgtctgcaaagcactgtgagaaaggCACAGCATCCCGATGACATGCCAATGAATCAAttctccttccccaagccccAGGGCTGCCCTGCCAGCCGACTGTGCACTAACAGGGCCCTTGCCAGCTAAAGAAAGAGAAGCCAGTGACTGGTCCTGGGCGACACAGGAATCCAATGTGCAGGACCTAGGAGCTGCATGCACAAGTATCAGGCAGAGCTAGAAGTCCCTGCGGCTGTGCATGTTTTTGGAACATGGGCCAAGGgaaggactgggagtggattCCTGCCACGACTTGGAACAGGCTCTGGATCCAGCAGGCAGTAAAGGAGGAGCCTGAGCTGGGTCTGTGCAGCCGTCCCATCCAAAGCTGTGATAACGTTAGGGTCTGGTAACAAAACTGAGTCAGGTGCAAGTCTCAGGCCCCTGCAATGCCCCGGGTGCTTATTAGCACACTGGTGGCAGGTGCAAATTACATGCAATGGAGCTGCAAAGCCAGAGCACAGAGAGGGAGGACCCAGGGGGTGTACAGAGCTAGTGCCTGCCATGCATACCCTGCAGAGACCCTGGTTGCAAAGAAGATGGTTGGGTGAAGATTTGCACCCCCAGGGTAGGAGGCGCTGGTGCGATGCTGCTGTATTTGCAAGGCTGTTTAGTCCCTCTGCCATGGGGCTCGCTCTCCTCCTCTAAAACCGCTCTGCTCCATGGGtctctggtgcacctggcaggCAGATCCTTTCCTGCAAGACAGTGCAGCAGCTGGGGCCGCTGGGAAGCCCCTTTGGAAGAGCTGCTTggccccctcctttcccagcacactccccaggaggaggggaggctggcGTCAGAGGGGCTATACCTTAGGGAGATGCTTAAagtctgctcctgctcgggcctAATTGTGAAGCCTGACCCAAACCCTTCTAGACCACAGCCAGGGAGAACCTGACCCGAGGCTCAGAGTGCCAAGGGGTTTTCATACCCGCCCTGACCTGAACCTGACACCTCTAGTTGGCTTGGGGTTGGGTGCTGCTTCCTGGGCCTAGGGGGCATTGTGCTGCTGCGGGTACTGGGTTTCCGAGGAGGCAGAAGCCCTGACTGCTTCTCTGATGTCCTGGCCAAACTCCACTTGGGCAATAAAGTGCTAAGTCCTCATTCATCTCCAGCCATCTCTCGTGTCCTCCATTAGTGCAGTGTGTGGCTCTGGCTGGACAGGGAGTGTGGCACCAGTAACAAGCTTTAGCACAGATGGGTCGTGCTGCTATCAGATGGGACTTCTGCTGGGTTAGCCTCTCCAGGACAAAATCCCTGGCATAGAAAGGATCAAGATGGTGTCATCATGGCTTTTGCATTACACCCCAGAGCAGTCTGCAGTCTGGGGAGGCTGGAGTAAAACGGGCCCCCTACAGGTTAATGTAttgggtagaatcatagaatcatagaatatcagggttggaagggacctcaggaggttgtctagtccaaccccctgctcaaagcatgaccaatccccaattaaatgatcccagccagggctttgtcaagcctgaccttaaaaacttctaaggaaggagattctaccacctccctaggtaatgcattccagtgtttcaccaccctcttagtgaagaattttttcctaatatccaacctaaacctcccccactgcaacttgagaccattactccttgtcctgtcctcttctaccactgagaatagtctagaaccatcctctctggaaccacctctcaggtagttgaaagcagctatcaaatcccccctcattcttctcttctgcagactaaacaatcccagttccctcagcctctcctcataagtcatgtgttccagacccctaatcatttttgttgcccttcgctggactctctccaatttatccatatccttcttgtagtgtggggcccaaaactggacacagtactccagatgaggcctcaccaatgtcgaatagaggggaacgatcacgtcccttgatctgctcgctatgcccctacttatacatcccaaaatgccattggtcttcttggcaacaagggcacactgctgactcatatccagcttctcgtccactgtcacccctaggtccttttccgcagaactgctgcctagccattcggtccctagtctgtagctgtgcattgggttcttccgtcctaagtgcaggaccctgcacttatccttattgaacctcatcagatttcttttggcccaatcctccaatttgtctaggtccctctgtatcctatccctgccctccagcatatcaaccactcctcccagtttagtatcatccgcaaacttgctgagggtgcagtccacaccatcctccagatcatttatgaagatattgaacaaaacaggccccaggaccgacccttggggcactccacttgacaccggctgccaactagacatggagccattgatcactacccgttgagcccaactagcccgtctagccaactttctacccatcttatagtgaattcatccagcccatactcctttaacttgctggcaagaatactgtgggagaccgtgtcaaaagctttgctaaagtcaagaaacaatacatccactgctttcccttcatccacagaaccagtaatctcatcatagtaGGCGATTAGAGCCTCAGCTGGGGTGAATCGGAGTAGCTCTTGGtctggcccattgaagtcaatggaactatggtgatatacagcagctgaggatctggccccaggggTATAAATCTGCAAAGTGTTTGGGTACATGCAGAGCCCCCCTAGAGTGGATGCTGCCATTTGGGGAGGAGGAACTTCAATGCAGCTGGCGGGAAGTTGCTCTGGGTTCCCCCAGGCCAAGATGCCGAGCAAAACTCCATGGCAGTGCATCCTGCTCTCCCCATGGCCGtcaggctggggatgagtttCACAGTACAAAGTGCTGGTTCCTGGGAGACCTGAGCTGTGGTATGGTGAGCAGCAGGGCGAGCCAGGCAGTGAGCTGCAGGGAGAGTGGGTGACTGTAGGTTACACCCATACAGAAATCTAACCGGAGTGCAGCCAGGGTGGTGCATGCCAGGCAGGCATCAGCCAGGCCTGGGAATCCTCCTCAAGGACAGAGAGAAGGAGAAGGCTGGGCTCtgctgctggtgtaaatcaggcgTCTGGAGAGTTACACACTCGTGTAAATTAGAGGCGAATTGGGCGCAGAGTGTTTAAATACAGTGGCTTCCAGGCACCAACTTTGCTAGCGCACCCTCTCCAGTGACTCTGTTTGTGCGTGCACAGGTGAGCTGGTTCCTGGTGTTCATTGGCCTCCCCATGCCAGCTCCTCTCTGATCTGCCCATTTCTGACCCAGCCTTGTCTCGGCCCAATCTGCAGCGTGAGCTGTCTGAACGCCTCGGGCTTTGTTCTTCCTccacagggggcagagagggagagtGAAAGAGGTGTGGGCTGGCAGAGCCAGAAGGAGAGAGCAGGCGGAAAGAGGAAGAGACACTGGGAGcaagggggcagagagcagccGATAGAGGAATGCAGGCGGAAGAGAAAACCATTGTAGGAGAGCatgagacagaggaggagaaacaggGGAATTGAGTGTATCTCGGAGCAAGGAAAACAGCCAGATCTGATACAGTCATGGGAGACAGCCAGGGGCCTTGTGCCAGTGGGAAGCAGAACAGGGAGTAGTTTGACCCATGCAATCTCCTATCCCCGCCCGTACCACACTGGGTAGCGCCTTGTGGTGAAGAGGCATGCTTAGAATGAGACGTGTGGTTGTCAGCAGGTATTATTGGCGCGCCAAAGGAAACACCAAGCAGGATTCCCGCACCCTGCTGCAGCACCCCAGAGTGTCTTATTACTTGTACTGGAGGCAGCACTAGTATAAACCCCACCCCAGCCTAGGCAGTGGGAATTTGCTACTGGGACACTACTGGGAGCTCTGGACCCCCGGCATACATGAAGCTCTACAACAAAAAGGTCTTCCAATGAGCCACCCTCCTGCTCTGCAGCTCTCCTCCAGGTTCTGCTAATCAGGGACTTAGGGGCATCTgccactgtctctctctcctgactCCCATCACCACTCAGAGGTGGGAGCAGCCCATCAGAAGTTGCCCTTTCATGTGTCCTTCCAGTCCCAGAGCCTTTGCCTAAGCAAAGTTCCTCCTGCATGCTCAACTGGATGTGAGCAACCTTCCCAGAAGGCAGATGCTGGGGGAGCCACAAACACATCTGGGGAGCGTAGCAGAAGCAGGATCCAGCTGATTAGTTGGAGCTTCGTCAATGACACAGGCCTCCTGGGCCAGTGGAAATAGCCTTGCTCCTAGCATGTCAATACTTTCAGGCCCAGCCTGACAGCTAAAAATACTAGCTGGAAGCTTTCACGAGTTTCAGTGACATTTCTATTGGAGTCTGGCAGTTGAGGGTGTGTTCAGGTTAGTTTCTCATCCATTTTGCCCACCTTTGCTAAAAACTATACTGAGTCCCACCAAAACTCATTTCACTTTTGGCCTCTAATCCAGCACAAACCTAGCTCTGCGATGGGGAGGAAATGCTAGTGCATCACACATCTGCACcgtgctgctctgtccccctctagggACCAGGAGAAAGAGCAGTTTGAGTCTGCCGCTGGCTTTGAGAGCACAGAGTCTTTTAGCTCAGGAAGTGGAGTGTCTCGCTTTCAGATCCAATGGTCCCAGGTGTGATGGGTTCAGttacagagacccccttgggactgtcacctgacatgctaagattacctctgagcccgtttttcctgccagcttgaGACTCCAGAATTCTGtcctgttgagccagacacgctactCCGCTGCAACACAGCCAGGTCTGGTcaacacccccaaagctgcagaattTAACCAAAAACCactcagcaagtactcctgtctccaacacccagacacccagctcccaatcggatccaaaccccaaataaattcattttactctataaagcttatacagggtaaattcataaattgtaacactgatagagagaaatgcacagctgtttgctcccccaggtgttaatcacttactctgggttaattaataaacaaaagtgattttattaaatataaaaagtaggatttaagtgttttcaagtaataacagacagaacaaagtaagttacaaagaaaaataaaacaaaacacgcaagtctaagcctaatacattaagaaactgaatacaggtaaatctcattctcagagatgttccaataagcttctttcacacactagactccttcttagtctgggcccaatcctttctcctggtacagttcttgttagttccagctcaggtggtaactaggggatttatcatgactgcagccccctttgttctgttccagccccttttatatctttggcacaaggcaggaatcctttgtctctctctgggttcccatccttccttctaaatggaaaagcaccaggtttaagatggattccagtaccatgtgacatggtcacatgggCTGTGAGatccccaagcctccattctttctAGCCTGACTCAAatgaacacaggaaggcttacaagtaaacagagccatttacaaccaattgtcctggttaaagggatccatcaagattctaaactaccattaatggcccacactttgcatagttacaataggactttagagtaatacttcatatttctagcttcagatacaagaatgatacatacatacaaataagatgatcacactcagtagattataagctttgtaatgataccttacaaaaagaccttttgcataaagcatattccagttacattgtATTTACACttatatttccataaaacatatggagtgcaacgtcacaccagGTTCAAGCCCTGGGACGGCTGGCCTGCCCAGTGGGACTGCGTTACATTAAGGCTGGCCCGCTTGCCTGCTGTGGAGTGGTCCTGCCAGCCCCCTGATTGCTCTCTCGCTCTGTCTTCATGCAGGTAGTGAGCCAGATTGATAAGCTGACGTCGGATTTTGAGTTTGAGCTAGAGCCAGACGACTGGACCACGGCCACAGTGAGCAGCACATCCAGCAGCGAGAAAGGGGGTGGCACATTCGACCTCGGCCAGCTGGATTTCATGACCTCGGACATCCTCTCTGACAGCTGggagttctgctccttcctggaGGTCTCCACCCCATCTGACTCTGGGGACGGCTCGGAGCAGCAGCCAGGCCGCCAGCCAGACTACCGGCTGATGAACGGTGGGGTGCTGACCCCTAACGGACCCCGGGTGGAGACGCCCGACTCTTCCAGTGAGGAGGCCTTCAGCTCCGGCCCCAACCTCAAAGCCCAGCACCAGAGGACACCGGGCATGAGGGAGCGGGTCCGCTTCAGTGACAAGGTGCTCTACCATGCCTTGTGCTGCGACGATGACGACGGGAACAGCCAGGAAGGCACTGGCGGGCCGCCACCGCCCAAGGACCTTCTGGAGGAGCCCAGTGAGGCGGGGCACAAGCTGCCGGCTGGGCCCTCTGCCAATCCGCTGCCACTGCTGCAGCGGCACTCTTCTCACCTGAGTGCCACTCAGCAACGGAAACTGATGA
The Lepidochelys kempii isolate rLepKem1 chromosome 10, rLepKem1.hap2, whole genome shotgun sequence DNA segment above includes these coding regions:
- the INSYN1 gene encoding inhibitory synaptic factor 1 isoform X1 codes for the protein MSSGGSQNTQPSEDPAGGSSSERQQIRCRMKMVIGQLEGILQELKEVAKELREVVSQIDKLTSDFEFELEPDDWTTATVSSTSSSEKGGGTFDLGQLDFMTSDILSDSWEFCSFLEVSTPSDSGDGSEQQPGRQPDYRLMNGGVLTPNGPRVETPDSSSEEAFSSGPNLKAQHQRTPGMRERVRFSDKVLYHALCCDDDDGNSQEGTGGPPPPKDLLEEPSEAGHKLPAGPSANPLPLLQRHSSHLSATQQRKLMKNSSTQTVSDKSTQTVLPYVSAKQKIKGKN
- the INSYN1 gene encoding inhibitory synaptic factor 1 isoform X2, whose protein sequence is MTSDILSDSWEFCSFLEVSTPSDSGDGSEQQPGRQPDYRLMNGGVLTPNGPRVETPDSSSEEAFSSGPNLKAQHQRTPGMRERVRFSDKVLYHALCCDDDDGNSQEGTGGPPPPKDLLEEPSEAGHKLPAGPSANPLPLLQRHSSHLSATQQRKLMKNSSTQTVSDKSTQTVLPYVSAKQKIKGKN